In Opitutus sp., one genomic interval encodes:
- a CDS encoding ABC transporter ATP-binding protein, with the protein MVKLDNIHKIYTSGEVEVHAVRGISLEIQKGEFIAIMGSSGSGKSTLMNTLGCLDRPTRGTYQLDGINVSELDRNQRADIRNQKLGFVFQGFNLLSRTTALENVELPMLYAPQRISAEEMRERAMHSLEIVGLAARHDHLPNQLSGGQQQRVAIARALVNRPQLLLADEPTGNLDTKTSVEVMGVFQKLNDAGITIVMVTHELDIAHYCKRNLIVRDGLVVRDELVANRSIAAEEMKKHLAAEAAAKLISAAP; encoded by the coding sequence ATCGTCAAACTGGATAACATCCACAAGATCTACACCAGCGGCGAGGTCGAGGTGCACGCGGTGCGCGGCATTTCCCTGGAGATCCAGAAGGGCGAGTTCATTGCCATCATGGGCTCGTCGGGCTCAGGCAAGTCCACGCTCATGAACACCCTGGGCTGCCTCGACCGGCCGACGCGCGGCACCTACCAACTCGACGGCATCAACGTCTCCGAACTCGACCGCAACCAGCGCGCCGACATCCGCAACCAGAAGCTCGGGTTTGTCTTTCAGGGGTTCAACCTGCTCTCGCGCACCACCGCCCTCGAGAACGTCGAGCTGCCCATGCTCTACGCCCCGCAGCGCATCTCGGCCGAGGAGATGCGCGAACGCGCGATGCACTCCTTGGAAATCGTAGGCTTGGCCGCGCGCCACGACCACTTGCCCAACCAGCTCTCGGGCGGCCAACAACAGCGCGTCGCCATTGCCCGCGCCTTGGTTAACCGCCCACAACTGCTCCTCGCCGACGAGCCCACGGGTAACCTCGATACCAAAACCTCCGTCGAAGTCATGGGGGTTTTCCAAAAACTCAACGACGCCGGCATCACCATTGTCATGGTCACCCACGAGCTCGACATCGCCCACTACTGCAAACGCAACCTGATCGTGCGCGACGGGCTGGTCGTGCGCGACGAGCTGGTCGCAAACCGCTCGATCGCCGCCGAAGAGATGAAAAAACACCTCGCCGCCGAGGCCGCCGCCAAACTCATTTCCGCCGCACCATGA
- a CDS encoding ABC transporter permease, protein MRLVATTIIALRALRRNKMRSVLTALGMIIGVGAVIAMVSIGNGAKAQVEASIASLGQNIISVYPGTLTTGGARGGSGTASTLTPEDALAIQQDIAGVVAVSPEVRDRQQILANGLNWNTSINGESPDFLSIRDWGLAEGVIFTDLEVRSTAKVAVIGQTVADQLFPGSSPIGQTLRIRNIPFKIIGLLKPKGFNYFGSDQDDTVLIPYTSAMRRVSRRTNLSSILIQAATQDQMPRIQQEITDLLQQRRQGREPDFTVRNQMELAQAATATSRTMTGLLGAIAGVSLIVGGIGIMNIMLVSVTERTREIGIRLAIGAHDHDIRLQFLIEAMVLSLMGGALGILIGVGASQIVSQLNGWPVQVSSASIIVAFVFSGAVGIGFGFYPAHKAAKLDPIEALRFE, encoded by the coding sequence ATGAGACTGGTTGCCACCACCATCATCGCGCTACGCGCGCTACGCCGAAACAAGATGCGCTCGGTACTCACCGCGCTCGGCATGATCATCGGCGTCGGCGCCGTGATCGCCATGGTCAGCATCGGCAATGGCGCCAAGGCCCAGGTCGAGGCTTCTATTGCCAGCCTCGGCCAGAACATCATCAGCGTGTACCCGGGGACACTCACCACCGGCGGCGCGCGCGGCGGTTCGGGCACGGCCAGCACCCTCACTCCGGAGGACGCCCTCGCCATCCAGCAGGACATTGCCGGGGTAGTGGCCGTCAGCCCCGAGGTGCGCGACCGCCAACAGATCCTCGCCAACGGCCTGAATTGGAACACCTCCATAAATGGTGAATCCCCCGATTTCCTCAGTATTCGCGACTGGGGACTCGCAGAAGGTGTCATTTTCACGGACCTCGAAGTGCGCAGTACCGCCAAAGTCGCCGTGATCGGCCAAACCGTCGCCGACCAGCTCTTCCCTGGCTCTTCGCCCATCGGCCAAACCCTGCGCATCCGCAACATCCCCTTCAAAATCATCGGCCTGCTAAAACCCAAAGGATTTAACTACTTTGGCTCCGACCAGGACGACACCGTGCTGATTCCGTACACCAGCGCCATGCGCCGCGTGTCCCGGCGCACCAACCTCAGCAGCATCCTCATCCAAGCAGCCACCCAAGATCAGATGCCGCGTATCCAACAGGAAATCACCGACCTGCTCCAGCAGCGCCGCCAGGGCCGCGAACCTGATTTCACCGTGCGCAACCAGATGGAACTCGCCCAGGCCGCCACCGCCACTTCACGCACCATGACCGGATTGCTTGGTGCCATCGCCGGGGTTTCCCTAATCGTCGGCGGCATCGGTATCATGAACATCATGCTCGTCTCGGTCACCGAACGCACCCGTGAGATCGGCATTCGTTTGGCCATCGGTGCCCACGACCACGACATTCGCCTGCAATTTCTCATCGAAGCGATGGTCCTCAGTCTGATGGGCGGCGCGCTCGGCATCCTCATCGGTGTCGGCGCATCCCAAATCGTTTCTCAACTCAACGGTTGGCCCGTGCAGGTTTCCAGCGCCTCGATCATCGTCGCCTTTGTGTTTTCTGGCGCCGTCGGTATCGGCTTCGGCTTCTATCCCGCGCACAAGGCAGCCAAACTCGACCCCATCGAGGCCCTCCGCTTCGAGTAA
- a CDS encoding tetratricopeptide repeat protein, whose translation MPCRIVLVPLLLLVLATAAPSTALRAAELPASANSSKADSAPLAAAIALFNAKRVPEARDQLAPIVAREPKNTRALWYLGQCELKMQHRSVAADILARAAGLAPTNAEILADYGSASLLRATELGLTFSAIGYARRGRTALEQAVKLDPDNIDYREGLVQFYTRAPGFVGGDFARAYAHIAGIEKHDPSRGAVIRANTLCSEKRYDEALAACEAFLLTQPDNYLALYTLGRIASETGRGLERGEQALRRCLQITPRIQEPDHAGAYYRLGLIAEKANRPADARSAYQAALKLEPTLENASTALARLQP comes from the coding sequence ATGCCCTGCCGTATCGTTCTGGTTCCCTTACTCCTCCTTGTTCTCGCCACGGCAGCGCCGTCCACCGCCCTCCGCGCTGCCGAGCTCCCGGCCTCAGCCAACTCAAGTAAAGCCGACTCCGCCCCGCTCGCCGCCGCCATCGCCCTGTTTAACGCCAAACGCGTGCCCGAGGCCCGCGACCAACTCGCCCCCATCGTCGCCCGCGAGCCGAAAAACACCCGCGCCCTCTGGTACCTCGGCCAGTGCGAACTCAAGATGCAGCACCGCAGCGTCGCCGCCGACATCCTTGCCCGCGCCGCAGGACTCGCCCCGACCAACGCCGAAATCCTCGCCGACTACGGCAGCGCGAGCTTGTTACGCGCAACCGAACTGGGCCTCACGTTTAGCGCCATCGGCTACGCCCGCCGAGGCCGCACCGCCCTAGAGCAGGCCGTCAAACTCGATCCCGACAACATCGATTACCGAGAGGGGCTGGTTCAATTTTACACCCGCGCCCCCGGTTTTGTCGGCGGTGACTTTGCCCGCGCCTACGCCCACATCGCCGGAATCGAAAAACACGATCCGTCACGCGGTGCGGTTATTCGGGCCAACACCCTGTGCAGCGAGAAACGCTACGACGAGGCCCTTGCCGCCTGCGAAGCCTTCCTGCTGACCCAGCCGGACAACTACCTGGCGCTCTACACCCTGGGCCGCATCGCCTCGGAGACCGGCCGCGGTCTAGAGCGTGGCGAGCAAGCCCTGCGCCGTTGCCTCCAAATCACCCCGCGTATTCAAGAACCCGATCACGCCGGCGCCTATTACCGGCTGGGTTTGATCGCTGAAAAAGCCAACCGACCCGCCGATGCCCGCAGCGCGTACCAAGCCGCCCTCAAATTGGAGCCTACCCTCGAAAATGCCTCCACTGCACTCGCCCGCCTGCAGCCATGA
- a CDS encoding ABC transporter ATP-binding protein, translated as MTDVPTAAAPFVELRNVTQQFGAGTRPPVLAGLSLRVERGEFVSLIGASGCGKSTLLRLLAGLATPTSGQVLVEARPAATATTERAFIFQDAALLPWRTVRDNAELLLQLRGVPASRRRASAAQMLALARIAHLADRHPRQLSGGEKMRVSLARALTFEPALLLLDEPFGALDELTREALGEELLTLRERQKWTAFFVSHSVAEAVFLSTRIVILAGGAIAHDLTINLPFPRNAETRESPAFLQRVAEVSRLLRTATAPTAAA; from the coding sequence ATGACCGACGTGCCGACCGCCGCCGCCCCCTTCGTCGAACTCCGCAATGTGACCCAGCAATTCGGTGCCGGCACGCGCCCGCCGGTGCTGGCCGGACTCTCGCTGCGGGTAGAACGCGGGGAATTCGTCAGCCTGATCGGGGCCAGCGGCTGCGGTAAATCCACCCTGTTGCGCCTGCTCGCCGGCCTGGCCACGCCGACCTCCGGCCAGGTTTTGGTTGAGGCGCGCCCCGCCGCCACCGCCACCACGGAACGCGCCTTTATTTTCCAGGATGCGGCGCTGCTTCCCTGGCGCACGGTCCGCGACAACGCCGAACTGTTGCTGCAATTGCGCGGCGTGCCCGCCTCGCGCCGCCGCGCAAGCGCCGCCCAAATGCTCGCCCTCGCCCGTATTGCCCACCTCGCTGACCGGCACCCGCGCCAACTCTCCGGCGGCGAAAAGATGCGCGTTTCCCTTGCCCGCGCCCTCACCTTCGAACCCGCGCTCCTGCTTCTCGACGAGCCCTTCGGCGCCCTCGACGAACTCACGCGTGAAGCTTTGGGCGAAGAGCTCCTCACTCTGCGCGAGCGCCAAAAGTGGACCGCCTTTTTCGTTAGCCATTCGGTGGCCGAAGCAGTGTTTCTTTCAACGCGCATCGTGATCCTTGCCGGCGGTGCGATCGCCCACGACTTAACGATAAACCTGCCGTTTCCCCGCAACGCCGAGACCCGCGAATCGCCCGCCTTTCTCCAGCGCGTCGCGGAGGTTTCACGTCTCCTGCGCACCGCCACCGCCCCCACCGCCGCCGCATGA
- a CDS encoding ABC transporter permease, translating into MNRRLLTFGLPVLTGALLIAVWYAVRLYLLPVEQRFLLPAPEAVLGSFSTHGAQLWAATLSTARGAALGFAAAVAGSIVLALTLSLSPLVRAGLYPWLMALQLTPIIVLAPILILWAGPGLPSVVIITFLISFFPLVVNTTQGLVATDRLLVDLFRMGRASTLQQLRHLRIPAALPYFFTGLRIAATLAPIGAIAGDAYAGNSAGGQGGLGFLAVIYSAQFQIPALFATALVSCLLGFVFAGAVVGLSWLALHRWHDAYASNDV; encoded by the coding sequence ATGAACCGCCGCCTGCTTACCTTCGGTTTACCCGTGTTAACCGGAGCTCTTTTAATCGCGGTGTGGTACGCAGTTCGGCTTTACCTGCTGCCCGTCGAGCAGCGCTTCCTGCTTCCCGCGCCCGAGGCGGTGCTGGGTTCGTTTTCCACGCACGGTGCGCAACTGTGGGCGGCCACCCTGAGCACGGCGCGCGGGGCGGCTTTGGGCTTCGCGGCGGCCGTGGCCGGGAGCATCGTGCTGGCGCTGACGCTCTCGCTTTCACCTTTGGTGCGCGCCGGCCTCTACCCGTGGCTAATGGCGCTCCAACTCACGCCCATCATCGTGCTCGCGCCCATTCTCATCCTGTGGGCCGGCCCCGGGCTGCCGAGCGTCGTCATCATCACGTTTCTGATCAGCTTTTTCCCGCTGGTGGTGAACACCACGCAGGGACTCGTCGCCACCGACCGCCTGCTCGTTGACCTGTTTCGTATGGGGCGCGCGTCGACTCTCCAGCAGCTTCGCCACCTGCGCATTCCCGCCGCGCTGCCCTATTTTTTCACCGGCCTGCGCATCGCCGCCACCCTCGCCCCGATCGGGGCCATCGCCGGTGACGCCTATGCGGGCAACTCCGCTGGCGGCCAAGGCGGTCTCGGTTTCCTCGCCGTGATCTACAGCGCCCAGTTCCAAATCCCCGCCCTCTTCGCCACCGCGCTTGTGAGCTGCCTGCTCGGCTTCGTTTTTGCCGGCGCAGTCGTGGGTTTGAGTTGGCTCGCCCTCCACCGCTGGCACGACGCCTACGCATCGAACGACGTCTAA
- the folP gene encoding dihydropteroate synthase — protein sequence MTTTPAREIRCRDRRLPLDQGPLIVGILNLTDDSFFDGGQHNSLPAAVSHARLLVAEGASVIDIGGQSTRPGYTEVGPEEEIRRVVPVIRELVRHVAAPLSIDTYHPAVAEAALAAGAHIVNDVHGLQRDPAMAGVIARYGAAAILMHNDPALRDAPTAAPAPTDNVLAHVKRFLGRTLALAAEAGIDPRHIILDPGIGFGKTQAQNLEILSRLGELHALGHPLLLGISRKSVISHVLDLPAEERLEGTLALTALAVAQGVQFHRVHDVRANHRAALMAAAVRRP from the coding sequence ATGACCACCACCCCAGCTCGGGAAATTCGTTGCCGCGACCGCCGACTGCCGCTCGACCAGGGTCCGCTGATTGTCGGCATCCTCAACCTCACCGACGACTCCTTCTTCGACGGCGGTCAGCACAACTCGCTTCCCGCCGCCGTCTCCCACGCCCGCCTGCTCGTCGCCGAGGGTGCTTCGGTCATCGACATCGGCGGCCAATCCACCCGCCCCGGCTACACCGAAGTCGGCCCTGAGGAGGAAATTCGCCGCGTCGTTCCGGTCATCCGTGAACTGGTGCGCCACGTTGCTGCGCCGCTCTCAATCGACACCTATCACCCAGCCGTGGCAGAGGCCGCACTCGCCGCCGGGGCGCACATCGTCAACGACGTGCACGGACTCCAGCGCGATCCAGCCATGGCCGGGGTAATCGCCCGCTACGGCGCCGCCGCCATCCTCATGCACAACGATCCGGCGCTACGCGATGCCCCTACGGCCGCGCCCGCCCCAACCGACAACGTGCTGGCCCATGTTAAACGTTTCCTAGGGAGAACTTTGGCGCTGGCGGCGGAGGCGGGCATCGACCCGCGCCACATCATCCTCGATCCCGGCATCGGGTTTGGGAAAACCCAGGCGCAAAACCTTGAAATCCTCTCCCGGCTGGGCGAGTTGCACGCCCTTGGCCATCCGCTGCTGCTGGGCATTTCACGCAAATCGGTGATCAGCCACGTGCTCGACCTGCCTGCCGAAGAGCGCCTCGAAGGCACTCTGGCACTGACTGCGCTGGCAGTGGCTCAAGGCGTGCAATTTCACCGCGTTCACGACGTGCGCGCCAACCACCGCGCCGCCCTTATGGCCGCCGCCGTACGCCGCCCCTGA
- the folB gene encoding dihydroneopterin aldolase — protein MTGRITLSTMVFYGYHGDLPEEKTLGQRFVIDLVLTLDIAAAAATDDLQKTVDYTQVYRICRETVEKDRFKLIEALANRVIDRILAACPIVDQVDIVIKKPSVPIAGILDHVAVETSKSRADSLSRTGQ, from the coding sequence ATGACCGGCCGCATCACCCTCTCCACCATGGTATTTTACGGTTACCACGGCGACCTGCCTGAGGAAAAAACCCTCGGCCAACGCTTCGTGATCGATCTGGTGCTCACGCTCGACATCGCGGCGGCCGCCGCAACCGACGACCTGCAAAAAACCGTCGATTACACCCAAGTTTACCGCATCTGTCGCGAGACGGTCGAAAAGGACCGCTTCAAGCTCATCGAGGCGTTGGCCAACCGGGTGATCGACCGAATTCTCGCCGCCTGCCCGATCGTGGACCAAGTGGACATTGTGATTAAAAAGCCCTCGGTTCCCATCGCGGGCATCCTCGACCATGTCGCCGTCGAAACCAGCAAATCGCGTGCAGACAGCCTATCTCGGACTGGGCAGTAA
- the pabB gene encoding aminodeoxychorismate synthase component I, translated as MQTAYLGLGSNLGDRHAHLANALGRLAAAPEVRIARVSSVYETTALCLPGQAAQPDYLNLVVELETTLEPHGLLDLCLAIEEQLGRVRRERWGARTIDLDVLLYGATELCADERLTLPHPRLCERAFVLAPLGELAPELRVRGKTVSAHLARADATGIAVRPEWALSPPILLEEVKLPGAPHEFFAQVESIDHAFFLDSGRSTGGLGAYSFIGFAPFFIYRAQEGATAPLNELREVLKKYSRPARKTNTTGYFVAGGGAVAAAGSEEAKVAPMLPFTGGAVGFLSYELCAQLEKISRHRPDDLPAVPDCEFGFYDGIIAHEHATDRTWLVASPVHTSTASSILARLRAAIESQPSPPSQPEPKCHLLGDTHDDTAAARPPTTAPSLPVANFDFAGYTAAIGRIKAYIASGDVYQVNLTQRFATPLPCPPYALYQRLRERSPAPFAAYLSFGPVQVVSSSPERFLTVRGRHVETRPIKGTRPRSANPVEDARLAAELLASEKDRAELLMIVDLERNDLGRVCAYGSVQVEKLWQLESHPTVHHLVATVSGTLRPEIDVIDCVAACFPGGSITGAPKIRAMEIIDELEPHRRHLYTGAIGYLGFDGNADLNIAIRTLTCVGGQAYYHVGGGIVWDSNPSAEYQETLDKGRAMHEALTQV; from the coding sequence GTGCAGACAGCCTATCTCGGACTGGGCAGTAATCTCGGCGACCGCCACGCGCACCTTGCCAACGCGCTCGGCCGCCTAGCCGCCGCGCCCGAGGTGCGCATCGCCCGCGTATCGTCCGTTTATGAGACGACGGCCCTGTGTCTGCCCGGACAGGCTGCGCAGCCCGATTACCTCAACCTCGTGGTGGAGCTGGAGACAACTCTGGAGCCGCACGGGTTACTCGATCTCTGTTTGGCAATCGAAGAACAACTCGGACGCGTCCGACGCGAACGCTGGGGTGCGCGCACCATTGACCTCGACGTGCTGCTTTATGGCGCCACGGAGCTTTGCGCCGACGAGCGCCTGACGCTCCCGCACCCCCGCTTATGCGAACGCGCCTTCGTACTCGCGCCGCTGGGGGAGCTTGCGCCCGAGCTACGGGTGAGGGGAAAAACGGTATCCGCACACCTGGCACGCGCCGACGCCACCGGCATCGCGGTACGACCCGAGTGGGCGTTGAGTCCGCCGATCCTGCTGGAAGAGGTGAAATTGCCGGGTGCGCCGCACGAGTTTTTCGCCCAAGTGGAAAGCATTGATCACGCCTTTTTCTTGGACAGCGGCCGCAGCACGGGCGGGCTTGGGGCGTATTCGTTTATCGGGTTCGCCCCCTTTTTTATTTACCGCGCCCAAGAAGGCGCCACGGCCCCGCTGAACGAGCTGCGCGAAGTCCTCAAAAAGTATTCCCGCCCAGCGAGGAAAACTAACACAACGGGGTATTTTGTAGCTGGGGGCGGGGCTGTAGCTGCGGCTGGATCCGAAGAGGCGAAAGTCGCGCCTATGTTGCCCTTCACCGGCGGGGCGGTGGGTTTTCTCAGTTACGAACTGTGCGCCCAACTAGAGAAGATTAGCCGCCACCGCCCTGATGACCTGCCGGCGGTGCCCGACTGCGAATTCGGGTTTTACGACGGCATCATCGCCCACGAACACGCCACGGACCGCACGTGGCTAGTCGCCAGCCCCGTCCACACTTCGACTGCCTCCTCTATCCTCGCCCGCCTGCGCGCCGCAATTGAATCGCAGCCAAGTCCCCCATCACAGCCCGAGCCCAAGTGTCACCTATTAGGTGACACTCACGACGACACGGCTGCGGCGCGACCCCCTACAACAGCGCCCTCTTTGCCGGTGGCGAATTTCGACTTCGCCGGCTACACGGCCGCCATCGGCCGCATAAAGGCCTACATCGCCTCCGGGGACGTTTATCAGGTTAACCTGACCCAGCGCTTTGCCACGCCGCTGCCTTGCCCGCCCTACGCGCTTTACCAGCGCCTGCGCGAACGCAGTCCCGCCCCGTTCGCCGCCTACCTGTCGTTTGGCCCCGTCCAGGTGGTGAGCAGTTCACCCGAACGTTTTCTCACCGTGCGCGGCCGCCACGTTGAAACCCGGCCGATCAAGGGCACTCGCCCGCGCTCCGCCAATCCGGTCGAAGACGCCCGCCTCGCCGCCGAGCTGCTCGCCAGCGAAAAGGACCGGGCCGAACTTCTCATGATCGTCGACTTGGAGCGCAACGATCTCGGCCGCGTCTGCGCCTACGGCTCGGTGCAGGTTGAAAAACTCTGGCAACTCGAGTCGCACCCCACCGTTCACCACCTCGTCGCCACCGTGTCCGGCACCTTGCGGCCCGAGATCGACGTGATCGACTGCGTGGCCGCCTGCTTCCCCGGCGGCTCGATTACCGGAGCACCGAAAATCCGCGCCATGGAGATCATCGACGAACTCGAACCGCACCGCCGACACCTTTACACCGGGGCGATCGGCTACCTCGGCTTCGACGGCAACGCCGACCTCAACATCGCCATTCGCACCCTCACCTGCGTGGGAGGCCAAGCGTATTACCATGTTGGTGGGGGAATTGTATGGGATTCAAACCCCAGCGCCGAATACCAGGAAACTCTCGATAAGGGCCGCGCCATGCACGAGGCTCTGACCCAAGTTTAA
- a CDS encoding aminotransferase class IV: MNTSHYVLLDNVLQPGIAARVPALSEGFLYGHGVFETIKVRGAHPAFLADHHARLTASARALDLPYALDLGTLRDRLHRVIVANHLADGSAKVVLFHNETAPTSELICTSEKVYPADTYARGFRLRTVFSGERTGTLSEYKTLNYLVNIRAKRAAMAAGFDEPLFITPAGIVIEGATTNVFAVRGGVALTPALACGPLPGTARARVLALLGPERVREGFLTRTELDHADEIFVTNALLGVMPVCRCDDRALDLKRTPFTSALSEAYHALEAQSL; the protein is encoded by the coding sequence ATGAACACCTCCCACTACGTCCTACTCGACAACGTGCTGCAGCCCGGGATCGCCGCCCGGGTCCCCGCGCTCAGCGAGGGTTTCCTCTACGGCCACGGGGTGTTTGAAACGATAAAAGTCCGCGGCGCCCACCCCGCCTTCCTCGCCGACCATCACGCCCGCCTCACCGCCAGCGCCCGCGCCCTCGACCTGCCCTACGCGCTCGACCTCGGCACCCTGCGCGACCGCCTGCACCGCGTCATTGTGGCCAACCACCTTGCCGACGGCTCGGCCAAGGTCGTGCTGTTTCATAACGAAACCGCGCCCACCAGCGAACTGATCTGCACGAGCGAAAAAGTATATCCGGCCGACACCTACGCTCGCGGTTTCCGGCTGCGCACGGTGTTCAGCGGCGAACGCACCGGCACCCTCTCCGAATATAAAACGCTCAACTACCTGGTTAACATCCGCGCCAAACGCGCCGCGATGGCCGCCGGTTTTGACGAACCGCTCTTCATCACCCCCGCAGGCATTGTTATCGAAGGGGCCACCACCAACGTCTTTGCGGTGCGCGGCGGAGTCGCACTCACCCCCGCGCTCGCCTGCGGACCGCTGCCGGGCACCGCCCGCGCCCGCGTGCTCGCCCTGCTCGGGCCCGAGCGCGTCCGCGAGGGCTTTCTCACCCGCACCGAACTCGACCACGCCGACGAGATTTTCGTGACCAACGCCCTGCTGGGAGTCATGCCGGTGTGCCGCTGCGACGACCGCGCGCTCGACCTCAAGCGCACGCCTTTTACCAGCGCCTTGAGCGAAGCCTACCACGCCCTCGAAGCCCAATCCTTATGA
- a CDS encoding ABC transporter substrate-binding protein, producing the protein MSNPFARLARRLWLGLAACLAALGLSACGKNSAPTGSTSGAPNPADSSTAAAPTKIIVQLDWVAEPEHGGFYQAQAKGFFKAAGLDVVLIPGGPNAFVMQKIATSQAQFGQADSTNTLLALAQDLPVTQVAAVFQNDPSVLMLHDGNPVTRFEQLDGQTIMARPEWAFLPYLRKKYGIDFKLIPQNYSVANFVATPGLIQQGYFIAEPYHITKAGGGLPRFLYAWDAGFDAYAVLVANRTWLAAHPAQARAFIKAYIAGWADYLANDPAPAHALMKAANAQNTDEFMLFSRQMIIEQKLVTGRGPEGGEANIGRITRERFQNQINQLEALAILPKGKLTVDQVMTTDYLP; encoded by the coding sequence ATGAGCAACCCTTTCGCCCGCCTCGCCCGCCGCCTGTGGCTCGGCTTGGCCGCCTGTCTCGCCGCGCTCGGCCTGAGCGCCTGCGGTAAAAATTCCGCTCCCACCGGCTCCACCTCCGGCGCGCCGAATCCCGCCGATTCGTCCACAGCCGCCGCGCCGACCAAGATCATCGTGCAACTGGACTGGGTGGCAGAACCCGAGCATGGCGGGTTTTATCAGGCGCAGGCCAAGGGCTTTTTCAAAGCGGCCGGCCTCGACGTTGTGCTCATCCCCGGCGGTCCCAACGCCTTCGTCATGCAGAAAATCGCCACCAGCCAGGCCCAGTTCGGCCAGGCCGACAGCACCAACACCCTGCTCGCCCTCGCCCAGGACCTGCCCGTCACCCAAGTCGCCGCAGTCTTCCAAAACGACCCCTCGGTGCTGATGCTCCACGACGGCAACCCGGTGACCCGCTTCGAGCAACTCGACGGCCAAACGATCATGGCCCGGCCCGAGTGGGCGTTTTTGCCGTATCTGCGAAAAAAGTACGGCATCGATTTCAAACTCATTCCCCAAAACTACTCGGTGGCCAACTTCGTGGCGACCCCGGGGCTGATCCAGCAGGGCTACTTCATCGCCGAACCCTACCACATCACCAAAGCCGGCGGCGGGTTGCCCCGTTTCCTTTACGCATGGGACGCCGGATTTGACGCCTACGCCGTGCTCGTCGCCAACCGCACCTGGCTGGCCGCCCACCCCGCCCAGGCCCGTGCGTTTATCAAAGCCTACATCGCTGGTTGGGCCGACTATTTGGCCAACGACCCCGCGCCCGCCCACGCCCTGATGAAGGCGGCCAACGCCCAAAACACCGACGAATTCATGCTGTTTTCGCGCCAGATGATCATTGAGCAAAAGCTGGTCACCGGCCGCGGCCCCGAGGGTGGCGAGGCCAACATCGGCCGGATCACCCGCGAGCGTTTCCAGAATCAGATCAACCAACTCGAAGCGTTGGCCATTTTGCCCAAAGGCAAACTCACGGTCGACCAGGTCATGACCACCGACTACCTGCCGTGA